One Aquarana catesbeiana isolate 2022-GZ linkage group LG04, ASM4218655v1, whole genome shotgun sequence genomic region harbors:
- the LOC141141325 gene encoding WAP four-disulfide core domain protein 12-like, producing the protein MRPSMFGALSILLGIILLQAASFAEESGQCPYYKKNELVKCGSFDKIACETDEDCGGQQKCCRELCTFKCKDPVEVKDSR; encoded by the exons ATGAGACCGTCCATGTTTGGGGCCCTCTCCATCCTCCTGGGGATCATCCTGCTTCAAGCAGCGTCTTTTG CTGAAGAAAGTGGACAGTGTCCTTATTACAAGAAGAATGAACTAGTCAAATGTGGTTCCTTTGACAAAATTGCCTGTGAGACAGATGAAGACTGTGGAGGCCAGCAGAAGTGCTGCAGAGAGCTCTGTACCTTCAAATGCAAGGACCCTGTGG